One stretch of Thermococcus sp. 21S9 DNA includes these proteins:
- a CDS encoding proton-conducting transporter membrane subunit: protein MILEYAIGAFILGGLVGLIRDYKATVKASSFMAFLGSLALLWQVYAVYTNGPVSGNLFGIPVKVDDLSIIFLLIIGLVGAAASLFAINYMELFEKVGKGWVYAIAYNTFLASMALVVTADSMEYFVMGWELMTLSSFILVFFSERPRDTDASVKYYITMHFLDTIPLFLALGTAYSLVGGFDKLTFENIASAMATASTSTKLVFTALLMIAFMTKSGMIPFQFWVAETYRAAPTSVSAVMAGAMEKVALYGLIALIWRTVGTSYGLGLFVAVIGAITLTVGTLYALRETNAKRLLAYHSIGQMGYIWLGLGIGMALIPKGGFLGAVGALGAFAGLFHALNHAIFKASLFLSAGAVEYRTGTVDLNELGGLGKTMKVTALAALFASLAISGVPPFNGFISKWLIYVSGYYSNSYVLALGAVLAAFISAATLASFIKFYGTQFGGEMKRYENVQEVPAGMLAGQWILAGLTLLIGVFPGTVTGILNVFNAPISDGVYKIGFQSVVFSPVLFVIVLGILTFGLYLVFKPEYKEAKPWDCGSTEIDEDEYRINAEGYYIKYEEKIGSFYHLGDWFYRVGAGIIRYIVRAYLWMASYFTKIVDTPYTRIETLDDLREREIMHIDEEVFKPLIRFLNIARDVIPGIRLGTFIVIALVVVGAIVGLLIVM from the coding sequence ATGATACTCGAATACGCAATTGGAGCGTTCATCCTCGGTGGTCTCGTCGGCCTGATTAGGGACTACAAGGCCACGGTTAAGGCGTCAAGCTTCATGGCGTTCCTCGGTTCACTCGCCCTCCTCTGGCAGGTTTACGCCGTCTACACCAACGGTCCGGTTTCGGGGAACCTCTTTGGAATCCCCGTCAAGGTGGATGACCTCTCCATAATCTTCCTCCTCATAATCGGTCTCGTCGGAGCCGCGGCTTCCCTCTTCGCGATAAACTACATGGAACTCTTCGAGAAGGTCGGCAAGGGCTGGGTCTACGCGATAGCCTACAACACCTTCCTTGCGAGCATGGCCCTCGTCGTTACCGCGGACAGCATGGAGTATTTCGTCATGGGCTGGGAGCTCATGACCCTCAGCTCGTTCATACTGGTGTTCTTCAGCGAGAGGCCGAGGGATACCGACGCGAGCGTCAAGTACTACATCACCATGCACTTCCTCGACACGATTCCGCTCTTCCTTGCCCTGGGAACCGCCTACTCCCTTGTCGGTGGTTTCGACAAGCTTACCTTTGAGAACATAGCGAGCGCTATGGCAACAGCCTCCACGAGCACCAAGCTGGTCTTCACGGCGCTCCTCATGATAGCCTTCATGACCAAGTCGGGAATGATACCCTTCCAGTTCTGGGTTGCCGAGACCTACCGCGCGGCGCCGACCAGCGTTTCGGCCGTCATGGCCGGTGCGATGGAGAAGGTTGCTCTCTACGGTCTCATCGCCCTCATCTGGAGAACCGTCGGAACGAGCTACGGCCTCGGCCTCTTCGTTGCCGTGATAGGTGCAATAACCCTCACCGTTGGAACCCTCTACGCACTCAGAGAGACCAACGCCAAGAGGCTTTTGGCTTATCACTCGATAGGCCAGATGGGCTACATATGGCTCGGCCTCGGAATAGGAATGGCCCTCATTCCAAAGGGTGGCTTCCTTGGAGCGGTAGGAGCGCTTGGAGCCTTCGCGGGACTCTTCCACGCCCTTAACCACGCGATATTCAAAGCCTCGCTCTTCCTCTCCGCCGGAGCCGTTGAGTACAGAACCGGAACCGTTGACCTCAATGAGCTCGGCGGTCTCGGCAAGACCATGAAGGTAACCGCCTTGGCGGCGCTCTTCGCCTCGCTCGCCATCAGCGGTGTCCCACCCTTCAACGGCTTCATCAGCAAGTGGCTCATCTACGTTTCCGGTTATTACTCGAACAGCTACGTTTTGGCCCTCGGTGCAGTCCTCGCGGCCTTCATCAGCGCCGCTACGCTCGCATCGTTCATCAAGTTCTACGGAACCCAGTTCGGCGGTGAGATGAAGCGCTACGAGAACGTCCAAGAGGTCCCGGCCGGAATGCTTGCCGGCCAGTGGATTCTGGCAGGTTTAACGCTCCTTATCGGCGTCTTCCCGGGAACAGTCACCGGAATCCTCAACGTCTTCAACGCCCCGATAAGCGATGGCGTTTACAAGATAGGCTTCCAGTCCGTGGTGTTCTCGCCCGTGCTCTTCGTGATAGTCCTCGGAATACTGACCTTCGGGCTCTACCTCGTCTTCAAGCCCGAGTACAAGGAGGCCAAGCCCTGGGACTGCGGTTCAACCGAGATAGACGAGGACGAGTACAGGATAAACGCGGAGGGCTACTACATCAAGTACGAGGAGAAGATAGGCTCGTTCTACCACCTCGGTGACTGGTTCTACCGCGTTGGAGCCGGGATAATCCGCTACATCGTCAGGGCCTACCTCTGGATGGCGAGCTACTTCACCAAGATAGTCGACACCCCGTACACCAGGATAGAGACCCTCGACGACCTCCGCGAGAGGGAAATCATGCACATAGACGAGGAGGTCTTCAAGCCACTCATCAGGTTCCTCAACATAGCCAGGGACGTCATCCCGGGAATAAGGCTCGGCACCTTCATCGTCATAGCCCTCGTTGTCGTTGGGGCTATCGTGGGACTGCTAATAGTCATGTGA
- a CDS encoding respiratory chain complex I subunit 1 family protein, which translates to MKMETTAKLAFSFIGVLLTFLLPPYLDGIARRVKARLQYRRGPPLMQTWYDLNKLFSLPSVKPTKSALFTWAPFLALASAVIGALLLPYGNVVPIDIGFNLVVFFYVILMVSVFLMLAGLSVQNAFSHLGSAREMQIILTVEPLIAVLYGVLAYNAGSLNIADIISNLHLTPSLVMTYVLLAYALYVESGFVPFDIAEAEQEVIGGPLSEYSGRLLGVFYYAIYIKRFALLWFFVSLLVLPWVGPIDTALKAAEVLAVQFLLTVALYPVIASLEATNARLRIDHVVKMNTRAFFAGIIILAIAFMGW; encoded by the coding sequence ATGAAAATGGAGACGACGGCCAAGCTCGCCTTCAGCTTTATCGGTGTGCTCCTGACCTTCCTCCTGCCCCCTTACCTCGACGGAATAGCGAGAAGGGTTAAGGCCAGACTTCAGTACAGGCGCGGGCCACCGCTCATGCAGACCTGGTACGACCTCAACAAGCTCTTCAGCCTTCCGTCGGTTAAGCCGACCAAGAGCGCGCTCTTCACCTGGGCACCGTTTTTAGCACTCGCCTCAGCCGTAATCGGCGCTCTCCTCCTCCCCTACGGAAACGTGGTGCCGATTGACATAGGCTTCAACCTGGTGGTGTTCTTCTACGTGATACTGATGGTCAGCGTCTTCCTCATGCTCGCTGGTCTAAGCGTCCAGAACGCCTTCAGCCACCTCGGTTCGGCCAGGGAGATGCAGATAATCCTCACCGTCGAGCCCCTCATAGCCGTCCTCTACGGAGTCCTCGCTTACAACGCGGGCTCGCTCAACATAGCCGACATCATCTCGAACCTTCACCTAACGCCCTCGCTCGTCATGACCTACGTCCTGCTCGCCTACGCGCTCTACGTCGAGAGTGGATTCGTGCCCTTCGACATAGCCGAGGCCGAGCAGGAAGTCATAGGCGGTCCGCTCAGCGAGTACAGCGGAAGGCTCCTCGGAGTCTTCTACTACGCCATCTACATCAAGCGCTTCGCCCTGCTGTGGTTCTTCGTCAGCCTGCTCGTCCTCCCGTGGGTCGGGCCGATAGACACTGCCCTGAAGGCGGCAGAGGTGCTTGCGGTTCAGTTCCTCCTGACGGTGGCTTTATATCCGGTCATAGCATCACTTGAAGCAACGAACGCGAGGCTTCGCATAGACCACGTTGTTAAGATGAACACGAGGGCGTTCTTCGCCGGAATAATTATCCTTGCCATAGCGTTCATGGGGTGGTGA
- a CDS encoding hydrogenase large subunit, translating to MVTTRDLEAHFEFECRACEKGQCRKADVNTILAERKGLKEFYEAFKEHIKECKRMSYGQYQFVIDREVLPEAVLWWHNHPEFKETHLSTAVGTDERPLNGHFVYMPFLNVQVEPFNMDENYYVFLRAYLPADDPSFPSVAEKLPAALWIEREVKDLLGFNPVGHPDPRRLILPEDWPEGVYPLRKDMDYRHSPMAETKTEFREKPEGTTLVPMGPVHMGIEEPAHFRLFVKGETIVDVDYRGFYSHRGIEKTGEGRLTYNQVLFLAERICGICGYQHSVSYAMAIERLADVEIPDRARYIRTLMLELERIHNHLLWVGIAAHLVGYDTGFMHAWRIREPVMWLVERLTGNRKQYGMNIVGGVRRDILDYRKEEILKVVKQIREETKKFLDIALNTNTFIKRAEGVGILPYKVAKAYSVLGPTARASGRRIDTRKDQATKTAMAYNELDFKVPVYKEGDVLARVLVRMDELFESLWMVEQIIDQMPGGDIMVPIGDLPEYEEALGFTEAHRGEVVHYVMTGEKNKVYRWKVRAPTYNNLPAVPEMLKGYHVADAPLIIASIDPCYSCTERVQFVDVQTGKVKVLTEAEFNELSIKYRGVF from the coding sequence ATGGTAACGACGAGGGATTTGGAGGCTCACTTTGAGTTTGAGTGCAGGGCCTGTGAAAAGGGCCAGTGCAGAAAGGCGGACGTTAACACAATCCTTGCCGAGAGAAAGGGCCTCAAGGAGTTTTACGAGGCCTTCAAGGAGCACATTAAAGAGTGCAAGAGGATGAGCTACGGCCAGTACCAGTTCGTGATTGACAGGGAGGTCCTTCCGGAGGCGGTCCTCTGGTGGCACAACCACCCGGAGTTCAAGGAGACCCACCTCTCAACCGCCGTTGGAACCGACGAGAGGCCCCTCAACGGTCACTTCGTCTACATGCCCTTCCTCAACGTCCAGGTCGAGCCCTTCAACATGGACGAGAACTACTACGTCTTCCTCAGGGCGTACCTCCCGGCCGACGACCCGAGCTTCCCGAGCGTGGCCGAGAAGCTCCCAGCCGCGCTCTGGATAGAGAGGGAGGTTAAGGACCTGCTCGGCTTCAACCCCGTTGGCCACCCGGACCCGAGGAGGCTCATCCTTCCTGAGGACTGGCCGGAGGGAGTTTACCCGCTCAGAAAGGACATGGACTACAGGCACTCACCGATGGCCGAGACCAAGACCGAGTTCAGGGAGAAGCCGGAAGGAACGACGCTCGTCCCGATGGGTCCGGTTCACATGGGTATCGAGGAGCCGGCCCACTTCAGGCTCTTCGTTAAGGGAGAGACGATAGTCGACGTTGACTACCGCGGTTTCTACTCCCACCGCGGTATTGAGAAGACCGGTGAGGGCAGGCTTACCTACAACCAGGTCCTCTTCCTCGCCGAGAGAATCTGTGGAATCTGTGGCTACCAGCACTCCGTCAGCTACGCGATGGCGATTGAGCGCTTGGCCGACGTGGAAATCCCGGACAGGGCGCGCTACATAAGGACTCTGATGCTCGAGCTGGAGAGGATTCACAACCACCTGCTCTGGGTCGGCATTGCCGCTCACCTCGTCGGCTACGACACCGGCTTCATGCACGCGTGGAGAATCCGCGAGCCGGTAATGTGGCTGGTGGAGAGGCTCACTGGAAACAGGAAGCAGTACGGAATGAACATCGTCGGTGGCGTCAGGAGGGACATCCTCGACTACCGCAAGGAAGAGATACTCAAGGTCGTCAAGCAGATACGCGAGGAAACCAAGAAGTTCCTTGACATCGCCCTGAACACCAACACCTTCATCAAGCGCGCCGAGGGGGTCGGAATCCTGCCCTACAAGGTGGCTAAAGCTTACTCCGTCCTCGGACCGACCGCTCGCGCGAGCGGAAGGAGGATTGACACGAGGAAGGACCAGGCGACCAAAACGGCGATGGCCTACAACGAGCTCGACTTCAAGGTTCCGGTCTACAAGGAGGGCGACGTTCTGGCCAGGGTCCTCGTCAGGATGGACGAGCTCTTCGAGAGCCTCTGGATGGTCGAGCAGATAATCGACCAGATGCCCGGCGGGGACATAATGGTTCCAATCGGCGACCTGCCCGAGTACGAGGAGGCGTTGGGCTTTACGGAGGCCCACCGCGGTGAAGTGGTTCACTACGTCATGACCGGCGAGAAGAACAAGGTTTACCGCTGGAAAGTCCGTGCTCCTACGTACAACAACCTGCCCGCCGTTCCGGAGATGCTCAAGGGCTACCACGTTGCCGATGCACCGCTCATCATAGCGAGCATTGACCCGTGCTACTCCTGTACCGAGAGGGTTCAGTTCGTCGACGTCCAGACCGGCAAGGTGAAGGTTCTCACCGAGGCCGAGTTCAACGAGCTCTCAATCAAGTACAGGGGGGTGTTCTGA
- a CDS encoding 4Fe-4S dicluster domain-containing protein, with product MAESLSYTEKLKRWDRFEVEKFSKKAPVTTPYPFIDIEKPPEYRGIPHINPEKCIGCGACVNACPPDALILEWDKEHGVKRLTFNAARCIRCHRCVEVCPTGAMEPTTRFEIATDNKEDLVEVVEHKLAYCEECGEYLDFTERQIEYVRNILPKEIFEMYALEDRIGLTQEAKMRKTVEKLRETEGIPVSAFMLVKKGGEE from the coding sequence ATGGCCGAGAGCCTCTCCTACACCGAGAAGCTCAAGAGGTGGGACCGCTTCGAGGTCGAGAAGTTCAGCAAGAAGGCCCCGGTCACCACTCCCTATCCTTTTATTGACATCGAGAAGCCACCCGAGTACCGCGGAATTCCACACATCAACCCCGAGAAGTGCATAGGCTGTGGCGCCTGCGTCAACGCCTGCCCGCCCGATGCGCTAATCCTCGAGTGGGACAAGGAGCACGGCGTTAAGAGGCTCACCTTCAACGCGGCGCGCTGTATAAGGTGCCACCGCTGTGTGGAGGTCTGCCCGACCGGCGCGATGGAACCAACAACCCGCTTTGAGATAGCGACCGACAACAAGGAAGACCTCGTCGAGGTCGTCGAGCACAAGCTCGCTTACTGCGAGGAGTGTGGCGAGTACCTCGACTTCACCGAGAGACAGATTGAGTACGTGAGGAACATCCTGCCGAAGGAAATCTTTGAGATGTATGCCCTTGAAGACAGAATCGGCCTGACCCAGGAGGCAAAGATGCGCAAGACCGTCGAGAAGCTCAGGGAGACCGAGGGAATTCCAGTCTCGGCCTTCATGCTCGTGAAGAAGGGGGGTGAGGAGTGA
- a CDS encoding NADH-quinone oxidoreductase subunit B family protein — MGRRLKSVWVYHVDAGSCNGCDIEVLDVLSPYYDLERLGIKVVPNPRHADALFITGPLTRQTRIMLKKAYEAMPPKPRIVVAIGTCASSGGIFYNSYALYNTSPQRGRDRLRSGGPEMIVPIDMYIPGCPPSPEEILYGVAQLLGIKEKKMKGEYWVALPPKETPKAENEVEFRIPDRPIPLRYWLTLREELRRVVGYYDREAVLEDFMALVEKAFESDNPREKLHDLVTGYFLKEKDSRIKVAMRFLENEFWKLYDEYHSLGEALKKKYPVTAGV; from the coding sequence ATGGGAAGAAGACTCAAGTCCGTCTGGGTCTATCACGTTGATGCCGGTTCATGTAACGGCTGTGACATTGAAGTCCTCGATGTCCTCAGCCCGTACTACGACCTCGAGAGGCTCGGTATCAAGGTCGTTCCCAACCCGAGGCACGCCGATGCCCTCTTCATCACCGGCCCGCTCACGAGGCAGACGAGGATAATGCTCAAGAAGGCCTACGAGGCCATGCCACCGAAGCCGAGGATAGTGGTCGCGATAGGAACCTGCGCCTCAAGCGGTGGAATCTTCTACAACAGCTACGCCCTCTACAACACCTCCCCCCAGCGCGGAAGGGACAGGCTCAGGAGCGGTGGACCTGAGATGATAGTGCCGATAGACATGTACATCCCCGGCTGTCCGCCGAGCCCGGAGGAGATACTCTACGGCGTCGCCCAGCTCCTCGGCATCAAGGAGAAGAAGATGAAGGGCGAATACTGGGTCGCGCTCCCGCCGAAGGAGACGCCCAAGGCCGAGAACGAGGTCGAGTTCAGAATCCCCGACAGGCCGATACCGCTCCGCTACTGGCTCACCCTCCGTGAGGAGCTCAGGCGCGTCGTTGGCTACTACGACAGGGAGGCCGTCCTTGAGGACTTCATGGCCCTCGTCGAGAAGGCCTTTGAGAGCGACAACCCGAGGGAGAAGCTCCACGACCTCGTCACCGGCTACTTCCTCAAGGAGAAGGACTCCAGGATAAAGGTCGCCATGCGCTTCCTCGAAAACGAGTTCTGGAAGCTGTACGACGAGTACCACTCCCTCGGCGAGGCCCTCAAGAAGAAGTATCCCGTGACGGCGGGTGTCTGA
- a CDS encoding nucleotidyltransferase, translated as MNEETLKKAKEELIQRVKDFYGDNLLSIIFYGRHLRDPSFPEIDVVVIIDKPYDPVKMNRMADFVEKVRDPIEEKYGYHVSFELYTREEAENFHSGYLDVVVNYEVAYDKDNYFQNLMNDMLNPKKAMDYVKYISTIEYIQLDEEREE; from the coding sequence ATGAACGAGGAGACGCTGAAGAAGGCCAAGGAGGAGTTGATTCAAAGGGTAAAAGACTTCTACGGTGACAACCTTCTCTCGATAATCTTCTACGGGAGGCATCTCCGCGACCCGAGCTTTCCGGAGATAGACGTCGTTGTAATTATCGACAAGCCCTACGACCCGGTGAAGATGAACCGCATGGCCGACTTCGTGGAGAAGGTTCGCGACCCGATAGAGGAGAAGTACGGCTACCACGTCTCCTTCGAGCTCTACACGCGCGAGGAAGCGGAGAACTTCCACTCCGGCTACCTTGACGTTGTGGTTAACTACGAGGTCGCCTACGATAAGGATAACTACTTCCAGAACCTCATGAACGACATGCTGAACCCCAAGAAGGCGATGGACTACGTGAAGTACATCAGCACCATTGAGTACATCCAGCTGGACGAGGAGAGGGAGGAATGA
- the mobA gene encoding molybdenum cofactor guanylyltransferase MobA, which yields MIGAVLAGGRGRRFGGDKLLYRINGRPLILYTIERLETAKRIDEIILVASKDNAEKLKALGYRVVVDELLIGPMGGVYTALSLGDAFVVAGDMPLLVPEFIDYIIKEFEKSGKIACVPRWENGYLEPLHSAYSKAFREILEEKIKTGNYALNRAIREANPCYLPIESLPEEWRESFFNVNTREDLGRIDGI from the coding sequence ATGATTGGGGCAGTTCTGGCCGGCGGAAGGGGCAGGCGCTTCGGGGGCGACAAGCTACTCTACAGAATCAACGGCAGGCCTTTGATTCTTTACACCATCGAGAGGCTTGAAACCGCCAAGAGAATCGACGAGATAATCTTGGTTGCCTCAAAGGACAACGCAGAGAAGCTCAAAGCACTCGGCTACCGCGTGGTCGTTGATGAGCTCCTGATAGGCCCGATGGGGGGCGTTTACACTGCCTTGAGCCTTGGCGATGCCTTCGTCGTTGCCGGCGACATGCCCCTCCTCGTTCCGGAGTTCATTGATTACATAATCAAAGAATTCGAGAAAAGCGGGAAAATCGCCTGCGTGCCGAGGTGGGAGAACGGCTACCTTGAGCCCCTCCACTCCGCTTATTCCAAAGCCTTCCGCGAAATCCTTGAGGAGAAGATAAAAACCGGAAACTACGCCCTCAACAGGGCAATCCGTGAAGCTAATCCCTGCTACCTTCCGATAGAGTCCCTCCCAGAGGAGTGGCGCGAGAGCTTCTTCAACGTGAACACGAGGGAGGATTTGGGGAGGATTGACGGAATTTGA
- a CDS encoding ATP-binding protein, translating to MILMSKFIDRESELEFLRSRYSSGKPELIILYGRRRIGKTYLIQRFLSEVGGIYLLAEESETILEDFSERLAEYFNDPFLRENPLQSWKAFFTYLAGKSRERLVVVIDEVQYVAKAHREFLSVLQKYWDLHLSKTKIMLVLCGSLVSFMEGVLSAKSPIYGRRTGAWKVEEMSFFKVRKFHPLSTEEAVYVYSVFGGVPQYWADYNPELDFWGNLRVLLLSKGAKYYDEPKYLLKEELRDVSRYFSILRAIALGYTRFGEIADKAKIEKNSLGKYLLVLQEMGYVTEELPVTGGKRGLYRIADNLFNFWFRFVYPRRSEIEMGIDVVDDIKRNFNEYLGFVFEQIAREFLIELNRAGKLPFRFTKIGRWWRKGEEIDLVALNEREKKALFVEVKWKKLSEREARGILKDLERKAKLVGLEGWEKSYGLVAKDVEEKEEFRKEDWFVWDLKDFEGI from the coding sequence ATGATACTCATGAGTAAGTTTATTGACCGCGAAAGCGAGCTTGAGTTCCTGAGGTCGAGGTACTCCTCGGGGAAGCCCGAGCTAATAATCCTCTACGGTCGGAGAAGGATAGGCAAGACGTACCTTATTCAGAGGTTCCTCTCGGAGGTCGGGGGAATTTATCTCCTCGCGGAGGAGAGCGAGACTATCTTAGAGGATTTCTCAGAGAGACTGGCGGAATACTTCAACGACCCGTTCCTGCGGGAGAATCCGCTACAGAGCTGGAAAGCGTTTTTCACTTACCTCGCGGGAAAAAGCCGGGAAAGGCTCGTCGTGGTGATAGACGAGGTCCAGTACGTGGCCAAGGCCCACAGGGAATTCCTCAGCGTCCTCCAGAAGTACTGGGATTTGCACCTTTCGAAGACGAAGATAATGCTCGTTCTCTGTGGCTCGCTGGTCTCCTTCATGGAGGGCGTTCTTTCAGCCAAATCGCCGATATACGGGCGGAGAACCGGGGCGTGGAAGGTTGAGGAGATGAGCTTTTTTAAGGTCAGGAAGTTCCACCCGCTGAGCACGGAGGAGGCGGTTTACGTCTATTCCGTCTTCGGTGGCGTCCCCCAGTACTGGGCCGACTACAACCCCGAGCTTGACTTCTGGGGCAACCTCAGAGTTTTGCTCCTCTCGAAGGGCGCCAAGTACTACGACGAACCGAAGTACCTCCTCAAGGAGGAGCTTAGGGATGTTTCGCGCTACTTCTCAATCCTCAGGGCGATAGCGCTCGGCTACACCCGGTTTGGGGAGATAGCGGACAAAGCGAAAATAGAGAAAAACTCACTCGGCAAGTACCTGCTCGTCCTTCAGGAGATGGGCTACGTTACCGAGGAACTGCCCGTAACTGGAGGAAAACGGGGACTCTACCGCATAGCGGACAACCTCTTCAACTTCTGGTTCCGCTTCGTCTATCCGCGGAGAAGCGAAATCGAGATGGGGATTGACGTTGTTGACGACATTAAGCGGAACTTCAACGAATACCTCGGCTTCGTTTTCGAGCAAATTGCGAGGGAGTTCCTAATCGAGTTGAACAGAGCAGGGAAGCTTCCGTTCCGCTTCACAAAAATCGGTAGATGGTGGCGCAAGGGTGAGGAGATTGATTTGGTTGCTTTGAACGAGCGTGAGAAGAAGGCGCTCTTCGTTGAGGTTAAGTGGAAGAAACTGAGCGAAAGGGAAGCGCGGGGAATTCTGAAGGACCTGGAGAGGAAAGCAAAGTTGGTGGGGCTTGAGGGCTGGGAAAAGAGCTACGGACTGGTGGCAAAGGACGTTGAGGAGAAAGAGGAGTTTAGAAAAGAGGACTGGTTCGTCTGGGATTTGAAGGACTTCGAGGGAATTTAA
- a CDS encoding hydrogenase 3 maturation endopeptidase HyCI, producing the protein MNLEELFQGKKRVVVCGIGNDIRGDDAFGVLVAERLKELLDNPDVLVLNCGEVPENYTGKIASFKPDLVVLVDAVDFGGEVGEYIIADPEGTLGEAISTHGLPLKFVTQFMKTLVKAEFVLIGCQPGSTGLFQEPSELIRKRAERLAELLAGILNKE; encoded by the coding sequence ATGAACCTCGAAGAACTCTTCCAAGGAAAGAAAAGGGTCGTGGTCTGCGGAATTGGAAACGACATCAGGGGGGACGACGCCTTTGGCGTTCTGGTCGCGGAGAGGCTGAAGGAGTTGCTCGACAACCCCGACGTCCTCGTGCTGAACTGCGGGGAGGTTCCTGAGAACTACACTGGAAAAATAGCGAGCTTTAAGCCAGACCTCGTCGTCCTCGTCGATGCCGTTGATTTTGGCGGTGAAGTCGGCGAGTACATCATAGCCGACCCGGAGGGAACGCTCGGAGAGGCGATATCGACGCACGGACTTCCGCTGAAGTTCGTTACACAGTTCATGAAGACGCTGGTCAAGGCGGAGTTTGTGCTCATAGGCTGTCAGCCAGGCTCGACAGGCCTCTTTCAGGAACCGAGCGAGCTGATAAGGAAGCGCGCCGAGAGGCTGGCGGAGCTGTTGGCGGGGATTCTCAACAAGGAGTAG
- a CDS encoding Mrp/NBP35 family ATP-binding protein — protein sequence MIDPREIAINARLEKVRRIIPVVSGKGGVGKSLISTTLALALAEKGHKVGLLDLDFHGASDHVILGFEPKEFPEEDKGVVPPTVHGIKFMSIAYYTENRPTPLRGKEISDALIELLTITRWDELDYLVIDMPPGLGDQLLDVLRFLKRGEFLVVATPSKLALNVVEKLIQLLLEEKHKVLGVVENMKLNDEEDVRKLAERYNVPYLIGIPFYPDLDAKIGNVEELMKTEFAEKVRELVEKL from the coding sequence ATGATTGACCCGCGCGAGATAGCGATAAACGCGAGGCTTGAGAAGGTCAGGAGAATAATCCCAGTCGTCAGCGGAAAAGGCGGTGTTGGAAAATCGCTCATCTCAACGACCCTCGCTTTGGCTTTGGCGGAGAAGGGCCACAAGGTCGGCCTGCTCGACCTCGACTTCCACGGGGCAAGTGACCACGTGATTCTCGGCTTCGAGCCGAAGGAGTTTCCGGAGGAGGACAAAGGCGTTGTCCCACCGACTGTCCACGGGATAAAGTTCATGAGCATCGCCTACTACACCGAGAACAGGCCAACACCGCTCCGCGGTAAGGAAATCAGCGACGCCCTCATCGAGCTCCTCACGATAACCCGCTGGGACGAGCTTGACTACCTCGTCATCGACATGCCACCTGGACTCGGCGACCAGCTTCTCGATGTTCTCCGCTTCCTCAAGAGGGGAGAGTTCCTCGTCGTTGCAACTCCGTCGAAGCTCGCCCTCAACGTTGTCGAGAAGCTCATACAGTTGCTCCTCGAGGAGAAGCACAAAGTCCTTGGCGTCGTCGAGAACATGAAACTGAACGACGAGGAAGACGTCAGGAAGCTCGCCGAGCGCTACAACGTCCCGTACCTCATCGGCATACCCTTCTATCCGGACCTCGACGCAAAGATTGGAAACGTCGAGGAGCTCATGAAGACGGAGTTCGCGGAGAAGGTTAGGGAGCTTGTGGAGAAGCTCTAA
- the hypA gene encoding hydrogenase nickel incorporation protein HypA — protein sequence MHEWALADAIVRTVLDYAQREGAKKVKAVKVVLGELQDVAEDIVKFAMEQMFAGTIAEGAEIIFEEEEAIFKCRNCGHTWKLKEVKDQFDERIKEDIHFIPEVVHAFLACPKCGSHDFEVVQGRGVYVAGIMIEKEGEA from the coding sequence ATGCACGAGTGGGCGCTGGCGGATGCCATAGTTAGAACCGTCCTCGACTACGCCCAGAGGGAGGGGGCAAAGAAGGTAAAGGCCGTCAAGGTCGTTCTCGGCGAACTACAGGATGTCGCGGAGGACATAGTGAAGTTCGCGATGGAGCAGATGTTCGCGGGAACGATTGCAGAGGGGGCCGAGATAATCTTCGAGGAGGAAGAGGCGATCTTCAAGTGCCGTAACTGCGGGCACACCTGGAAGCTTAAGGAAGTCAAGGACCAGTTCGACGAGCGCATAAAGGAGGACATCCACTTCATTCCCGAGGTCGTCCACGCGTTTCTTGCCTGTCCGAAGTGCGGAAGCCACGACTTTGAGGTCGTCCAGGGAAGGGGAGTTTACGTTGCCGGGATAATGATTGAGAAGGAGGGAGAGGCATGA